TCAGATTGTTCCCAATACGTGTCTTTTTCGTTTAAGTGCAGGTTGGCTCCGTAGCACATACGAGTGCGTCTTCTTTTCCCGCACGgcctgcctccccccccttcctgcAGGCGACGCTAACCGTAAGGAGTAGATCATACTCTCAAAGACTGCTCGTTTCGCTGCATGAAAAATCATGAACATCGAGGAGCAGATTGCGGCAGCCATCGAAGCTGATGGCGTTGCATCCGATGGCGTGAAAGAGGTATTGCGTTCTCATTCACTCCTTTCCATCTGTGAAAGCATGCGAGAGCACTTGTGCACCCCAGAGAAGGTGCAGCCGGCAATGCGGTTGCTCGCATCTGTGGCTGCAGGTCGGGCTGACTTCAGCAAGGCCGAGGTTCGGCTTCTCTTTGCATTTTTTGCGGAGAAACTGGCACAGCACGAGTTCCAGACAACGACCCTGAGTTTGCTTGCGCTGCTCATTTCTGACATGATGGATCAATATGCGTGCGATGAGGAGCTATTCAACATTGTCGGCGCCCCCTTTACACAGCACGTGCGCGTTCAGCAGCTACCACTAAACACCCGCAAGCAGTGCTTTTGCATCATGTCCTTTCTCTTCACAGAGAATACTGTGGGTCTCTGCGATGGCAACACCCTAGCGGCGCTGCTTGAGCTCATCGATGGCGAGAGTGACCCTGAGCTCGTGTTGCTGACCTTTGACTTGCACATGGTGGCGGCAACGCGCTCCGCAAGAGAGGCCTTCGCCACTGTTGTTGACGACTACTTTGAGAGCGTTTCCAGCTATTTCCCTGTAGTGTTCGTGCAGCCGCCAGGCTGCAAGGTAACCAAGACAGATTTGCGTATGCGCCTGAAGCGgtgcctctgcctcgctgTCTACAAGGAACTCTGCATCCCGTTCATGCAGAGCAAGCTCGCCTCCCCGTCCACCACTGTCAAGGAGGACGTACTCGATGTGCTGCTCACTTGCTTTGACACGTACCACTCGCAGGATATGGTGCCGCATTACCGGTCGCTCGTGCTTCACATGAAGAGCGAAGTGATCAAGCTGTCCTCCTTTGCCGACCGTGCACCGAACGTGTCGTTGACGAGGTGCCTCCTCATGTGCTGTGAAGTTCTCGGTCGTGTTAGCAAGCAGTGCAATGTCAAAACTCAGCCGGAGGCGCTGGATATCTTTGGGCCCGTGGTGGAGGGTTTTTTGGCCTCACTTACCGCCGACCCGTTCATCTGCTCTGCCTATGCAACAATGGTGGTCCACATCCTCACCGGAGCGTGGGATTGCTGCCTCTTTATCTCCTCATACCTCTTCTCGATGCTCGCGATGTCCATCGAGGGGACGGAGCGCCCAACCAGCGCGTTTATTCTACTCGCCGCTCTTGCCAGCGGCATGCTCGACGGCTTGAATACGTTTCCGGGCGAAACCCACAGAGAGCAACTCCGCCGTAGCATCGAGAGAACCACGCCACTGGTTGTGGAGGCAATGACCGGCTACTCGAAGAGTTGGCGGACCGCTGGGGACGAGACCTGCAGTGACGACTTTGCTCTCATGTGCGGCTGTGAGTTCCTGGTTTCTGTACTGAAACTCTCTGCCGCTATAGAGCCTTGGATGCCGGCAGAGGTGTCGTCCGACGGTGTTGACACCCTTGTGTGGGTGGCACTTCATAACACTGCTGAGGTCTCCACAAAGGTGTGCAGACTTCTGCGCGAGTACGCTGCCGTGGATGCGATGCGGGTGCAGGAAGCACTGGCGCGCCTTCTTTGCAACCCATTAGCACCACCCGAGAAGGCGCTCGCTATTGTGTGTGAACTGGCGAGTACCTCGCTGAcagcgctgctcctcgtaTTTGACGATGGCTTCTTGTCAGCCAAGTACGAGTGGATGCGAAGAATGGCAGCGGAGCAGCGGGCGGCAGCCTTGCAaaaggcactgcagcacctcggGTGCGCGCTAAAGGATGACGCCGCTGATCACATGATGACGGCGCTGGGCCGCAATGACGTGCCGCCTGAGTTCTTTGAGTGCGCATGTCTTGTGGCTGCTAATTTGAGCGTCGATACGTGTGGACAGCTGCTGTCCACAGTGGGATCTCTCTCCTTACTTGGAATTGCGGCGGTAGTGAGCAGTCGTACAGATGTGCACTGCATGCAGTACAACTGGGCAATCACGGCGGAACAGTTTGCTGGTCTCATCGCTGCAGACCACCAAGCGTGGCGCCGAGTAGGGATGGAGGGTGTTACGGGGATGCTTATCAACCAGGTTTTCCCAGAGGACACACCAGCATTGCTCACTCGCATGTTGACAAGGGGACACCTCAATGTGGCAGTTGCCATTCTGTGGGGCAAAATGTTAGCAGGCCGCGCCGGTAGTGACGAGGTGGTCTCTTCCTTCCTGTATGAGCACCTAGGGGCAGCGACCCCTGCCTCGTGTTGCGAgagcgcagcggtggaggaggcctTCTCGTATGTACCGTTCTTGGCCGCTCGTACAGCTGAGCGCCCCTCCGTCTTGCAGTTGCTCTTGGGGTGTGACATGAGCCATTCGGTGCAGCCTAACCATGCGTTGTGTTTAGCTCTTCAGTGCCTCGTTGAGAAGGAGACAGAAGTGCGGGTACAAGCGTGTCTCGTAGACCTTCTGGAAGTAGTGCGCAAACTAACCAGCGGTAGCTCAAACAACGAGCATGCGCTGGCTCGCGCACTGCTGTGCAGCGTTGACACTAagtgcagcgacagcgtTATTTTGGCTCGCTCTGTGTTATTCAACGAGTCAAGTGTACGAGCGCTGCTTGAGGGCACCAAAGATGAGGCGCTTACCGTGCGGTGCCGAAGCTTGCACCTTATCACGTCTCTCGCCCGTGGCGCCTCGTTGTTGATGGGGAATTGCTcacaagaagagaagacCGAGCTGGCACGCGCGCGTGACCACATCCTGCTTGCCACGAAGCAGTCTCTGGGCGATCACAAGCGAAGGGTTCGCCAGGCGTCGGCGGCGTGCCGGCACGAATGGTTCAAGGTGAAGTAAATTCAACCTCACCCCCGGCTGACGCTCAGATGAGACGTTTGGGTAGAGgtcgggggagggaggggagctCGGGAGGCGAACTGCTTGTCTTCCTCGCGTACACCACTCCGTGCAGTATTACTTCAATCTGTAATCGGGCCCTACAGACAGACATGGCTCTCGGTATTTCTCTCTACTTTTCTATCTGCGTGTGACGCACCATGAGAGAGCTGTCATGTGCTCTCCGTGTCAGCCCATTCCCTCGGCGGTGACTTGGAAAGTCTTGAGGACTGTCACTGAGTGCCGGATTCTCAGCCGTTACTGCCTCGGTTTATCAAACCAACGAATGTGGTAGTGGCTGTCATTGGTGCTCTTCGCGTTTCCATtgaaacgaaaaaaaaaaacgttcTCAATTTCGCCGCCGTCCGAGATGCGATTTCGCTTGCgggtggtgtgtgtgaggggctTCTCTACCGTTATCACCCACTGCTTCTCTACTAGTACTCTGTCACCTCTTCATGGTCGTGCGCAATGGCTGTACTTGCACAaacccacacacgcacatacagagGTGCTTGTCAGCGAAGGGTTTCTGCAGACGCCACAACTTGTGAAGGCGTCTCTACGAGACTCAACCACTGCATCGAGGTCGTTCatttcccttttttccccaCGCGCAGTACAAATTCAGTCATATACACTGAGCGTCATTTTCACACACGGATAGGCACAGAGGCGCCACAGGGTTGTGGAGAAGACAGTATACGCGGCTAGAAACCCAGTCACTTCTAGGTGCGACCAGAACACCGGATCCGATGCGCGCGGTCGTTTTCAGCGATATCGCTTCTGCAGAGCTGAGCGAGCATATCAGAGTCATCGCCTCCAGGTCGTATGCCGAGGTAGTGTATGTGGATGTCTCTGAAGGTGCCGAGACAGACCTGAAAACGGCATGGCATACGCGCTACGGTGGGGCGTTGCACGCCCCGCCACCTGCTCGCGACGAGCTGGACGATATGAAGGGCACCTTTGTGTGCTATCTTACTGAGAAGAAGACCATTGAGGACGCCGATGTGGTGTACGCCGTTTTTATAGCGGAGGTGCTTACTCTCATCCTCACTCCCTCCGCAACCCTGACACCACTGATGCACGCGGCAGCAGACATCAGCGTGTCTTCCAGGAAAGCGGTAATCGAGTCTTTATTTTCAGTGGCGCCGTCACCATCCTCTGCAGATGTGATAGTTGTTGAGGGCGGTGATGGCGCCGGCAAGGAGAcgcaggcagcgctgctggtgcgacAAATTCACGCATCTGGCGGCGAGGTTCACGCGTTAGACTTTCCATACGAAAGAGGTCTGTACGGGGGACTTGTGCGGACGGTGCTTTCTGGCAAGAAAGGATCCATCAATGAACTTAATCCGCAGCTCTTCAGCTTCCTTTACTCCCTTAATCGCTTTGGCTGTGCTCGTCAGCTGCACTTTTGGCTGCGTCGAGGCAGCTCGGTGGTTCTAGACCGGTACTATACGGCGAACTTCGGGCATCAGGCCTCCAAGTTACCCCCAGAAGAGCGGGAGGCATTCATCAGCGACCTCGAGTTCATGGAGGTGGAGTTGTTCGGACTGCCCAGGGCGACATCGGTTCTGTACTTGGATCTACCGCCCGCCGCGGCCCTCGAGGCAATGAGGCGTGATGCGACTCGGAAGCAGCTTGACATTCACGAGACCGCCGGTGGCGACTACAAGAAAAGGGTTCGCCAAACATACATGTGGTGTTGCGAACACCTTCCAGGCTGGCATCACATCATGTGCTTCGGCGACGACGGGCGGCGTCTCACACGGGAGGAAGTGCATACTGCCATCACGCGTCATTTGCGGAGCGTCGGCTCACGTGTGTTTGGCGCGCAATCGTGAACTCTTCTGCACGCCCTGCTGGCCTCTGTAGGTTCTGCTTGCACCCCACAACCTCTCGCTCCGTCCGCACCTCCCTCGACGTGACGAATGGCAAACGCAGAGCCGCCTCTCTGCGCCTGTGCTCATTAAGGAAGTTGTGCCACGCTGTTGCTCGCTTCCCGCTTTCGCATGATGCTACGCGGGATTCGCGCATCTCTGCAGAGTCAAACAACACCTCATTTTACAATGATCGAACTGCGCACATCTCACTCACGCTGCATTGACTTCCCCGGTCAGGTGTCTCCcgctgcccccttcctccctgtGCCCCTTGAAGACGACAAGCGGTGAGTTCTtcgtgcacgtgcgcataCTTATCCACGGACCCTTCTCGCTTGACACGCCTAATTCTGTCAAGAGTGTTAGGGTTCAGGAGAATGCGGAATGCCCGTGCTGCCACAGGGGCAATGGCAGCGTCCTGTTTCGCGGGACGTGTGGTCAAGCCATCCAGACACGTGCCCCTCCGTGTTATTAGTGGAAGAAAAATAGAGATAGCGAGTCCCCCAAGCAACAACGCCATCCTGAAACAGGCTCCATGATCCACTAGTACGAGCactgtgcgcacgtgctaTCAACCGCAGCTGGCATGGTGTATCACAACCACGAAAAGCATCGAGAGGCCAGGAAGGCAAGAGGAATGACCGCGAAAGACGCGCATAGACGCACCCCAATCAGCCTCCCAATACATGCGGGTGCAATGTACGCCCTCTCCTATACCCGACAAAGCGGGTGATGAGTGAAAGGTGCCGGAAGCGCGACGAGAACACACCGCACCACGCCATTGGGTCCTCCAGCCGCCCATAATGTGGTGCGAAAACTTTTCACAGTGCACTCTGCGGTTTAAAGGAACTGAGGGCGAAGAACGGCACACGGGCCGAGGGCAGGGTCTCAGAGTGCTCTGACCTGAGGATGGccggcttcctcctcgagGCTATCTGGCATGCACCTAGACCACTTCCTGTCACCTGCACGGCAGACGTCAGCGCTTCCGCcctcgagcaggaccctgggCGTGGTCCTCTGGGATCGAGGCATGCAGCCCATCCAGGCCCGTCTGccgccgatcgcgcagcatGCATCCGAGGAAGGGATGAAAAGGATCACGACGGGTCTGTGAGATGTATGGCCCGATTCGACGGCAGGGCGTTCCGTCCTAGACAAGCAAGATTTGGCCGCAGTGCGGCAGAACTGGGAGAAGTGGGACTGTATGCATAGGCTTGTTTGTGGTGCAGTGACACTTAAAAGAAAGGGTGCTCTCGCATAGAGGACGTCACAAGCATCACCACACGACTTCGTTCTATTCAgtttttcctttccccctccagctgctgagTAGGGCACACAACACTCTTGGTGATGCACACGACTCCACGATGGCTTTTTTTTGAGGTGATGGGAGGAAGTTTCGACTCTATCTCCAGTGATGATGGTGCGCGCCTTCAGCTTTTACCTTACATGCAGGGTAAGGCGGAAATGTTGGTGTGGTGCGGAGAGAAGAAGTCTGAGTGCGATGtattttctcttctcttggTATAACCTGACCCTGCCTCTTACTCTAACCTACTCTCTCTTCTtacttcctctcttcctccccgaGGTCGACACCGCGGCGCCACATCCTGCCTCCTTCATCACTGCACCTAACGTCGCACCAAAAGGAGTAACATGGCTACCTCAAAGATCCACTCTCAGCGCAGCAAGAAGCTGCACCAGCTGTCTGCCAAGACAAGCAAGGTGAACCGCAACCGCAAGGCACCTCGTCTCTACATGAAGGGCACGCTGGCCGGCTACACACGCGGCCTCTACGGTCAGACCAAGCAGACTGCACTAGTACGCGTCGAAAACGTCAACACCCGCGAGGACGCCAAGTGGTACGTGGGCAAGCGCATCTGCTACGTCTACCACGGCAAAAAGGTCAAGCGGTGTGTACGCTGGAGCAAGGCGCCCGCACGTCGCAGCACAACCCGTGCGCTCTGGGGTCGCGTGACACGCCCGCATGGTAACGCCGGTATGGTGCGCGTGAAGTTCAACGGCGCATCTGTGCCGGCGTCCGCCATTGGTCGGCGTATCCGTGTGTACCTGTACCCAAGCCAGATCTAAAGTGGTGGCCACTCCGTGATTTTATTGCTTTTATTCCTTTATTTCTGTGTACTCCCTCTTCAAGCAGTAAAAAGAAAGTTGGCAGAATCGCTGTGAGCTTGTCGGGCACCGGCGCATGTTATGGCGGCTTTCAGCTCTCGCTTTCCCACGTACCTgcggaagaaaaggaggtCACCCCGCAGACATGCTAGTGATCGCCATCAACTGTGTTCAGTGAGGGCGCTAGCAAGTTTCATTGAAACCACAGGCACCTCCTAGACACGTTGCATCCTTTCGACAAGaaactctctctctctctctcttgcttccTGCGACTCATTCTCTGTTACTTATTTCAATTGCTTGCTTTTTCTCACGCGatcgccctcccccctcttcctggGGATGGTAAAAGCGCAGCACAAACATACGGCACGCGAACTTATCCTCCGTACGGCAGTTATCGTTGAAGGAGTGAGGGTCTTGCCCATACCTACGACTCTCTTACGCGTTGTGGGGCGTCGCGCAGAAAGGTTGTTGCACGGGGGAATTCAACCAGGTGGCAGAGCCGTTCCACCTTTGTAGACGACGGTGTGAGGGCGATGTCAAAGGAGTGTGACTTCTTCTCGGACTCATATGGCTGCATCGTAACCAAGTCTATTGGGTATCAggcccctttccctctcgtgCGGCTAAGCAACGGCCAATCGACAAGGACCCCTGACGGAGCATATGTGCAGGGGTCATGCTTCGTTTCGTTTGGTGCTGACCAGACAACTTCACGGGGTCGTCTTCTCACCTTGGATGTGTCGGTACGTTCTTCGAGCGTTTCttttctgcagctgctctccaGTTCGTGCCCGCCGTTGGTTCTCGATCCAGACGTCGACTACGTCTCGAAGATCGAGGCAATAGAGACAGCCTTCGCAGTAGTGACTCGTGGCAGAGGAAATCGGTGGAGCACGTCTGTGTATGTACAAGGGGACGGCGAGCAAGTTACGGCGTGCCCTCGACGGGCGCACTTTCGCCGCACTTCCGCCGTGTCTCTCCTTGGCTCCGCCGTGTGGCTagtggaggcggcgaagtACGACCCTGGCACTCACGCGGTACACCGATATTCACTTGCGACGGCCCTCGCAGGTGGGGTGTCTGAGTCAACGCTTGTGAGCGGTGACCTAGGTCGCCCGCTTGACGTCATAGCCTTCTCCGAGGACAGTGCCCTTGTTCTAAGCACCAAGGGCGTTGCGTTGACTGATCGACGACAGCGCGCCTCTGAcatcctcttcttttctgctttgtTGAATGGTGGTGTGACAGGCGACAGACAGCTGCTAACCTTTGATGAAGACTACACACTGCGTGCCTACGACCTACGTGATGTATCAGCTCCCCTGTGCGAGGCAACATCGGCATCCTATCTGCGCATCAAATCAGCGATTGGCACACGGGCATCACTTTTGGTGGCGTCTGATATGACTGGCGTTTTTGACGTGTTGCACATGACCACCATAGCAGCCTTGCAACACTCTGGCGACACGGTACTGGATGCGGCTGTCCTTCCTAGCCGACACAACGGGGTCCGCGTATGCACGAGCACCGGAAGTGGGATGGTATACGATTGGACGGTAGTATAACTCAGGTCTGCTTATAGTGTCactgtttttcttctcgtcCTCAAGGAAAATTGGCATACACTTCTGCTTGAGCTTTCTCCTGCGTACTCTCAGCAGTAGTACCCAATGGTGACAAGTCAGCTTCGATCCTGTACGCGTATCTTTGTGAACTCTTTCGTTCTCTCTGTTCCTTTTCCTCATCCCTCCATGCAGTGGGCTGCATGTCCCCGTAATCGCCGTCGAGAGGGAGGTGGCGAGAcgcctgcacacgcacatcccACAGAAACTCACACCGCACTGCGGGTGGTGTGCCAAAACTGAAAACATCCTGCACCGCACCCACAGCACATCCTCGACACGTGCACTTTGTAATCGACATGTTGTAGCCATTTTTtctgtttgcttgtttgcttcATCCTCACATTCCCTTGCCCTGATGGCTGAGCAACGCCCCAGTGCATGATTTCAGGGCCCAGTACCCTCAGCCTGTGTAGGGAAGCGAGGCAACCCCCCTCCATCCCTGCCGATGTCGAGCCACCTCTTCGGGTGCTAACAGGGCCACGAACCTACGATGTGcggaggtcagagcgatgtatcgctgcaGATGCCGGCGGCCCGGTCCTAGATGGCGTTGCatcggagcgacctgcgacagcgggCACGCTTGTGTCATCCACATGATGGGtagagtgccagcgtgactgGAACGCAGCTCACCCAGCCCTCGCGGCCTAGTCGCGGGGagtgcctgcgccacccctAAGCGTGCGCCAGGTGGAGGCTGGCATGATCGGAACGGCTGTGAGGAGAACTGCGCAGCTGGAAAGGGTAGAGTTTGAGGCTGGGGCCGTGCTCTGCTGACTGGGTCGGCACattgctgtagcgcgtgtgtctagcgctgcttcgcaccgcgcgatAGGACCGCGACAGGGTCGTGGGGTAGAGTGGGGATGCAGTCATGTTGTATAACAGAATGGACATGTTGGAAAGAGAAATGCCTGCTTACCACTACAGTGGAGGATGCAGCGTAAACGGAGAGACGATCAAGCAAAGAAAGATGGAGAGTAGAAAGCGAGtgccgtgtgcgtgtgcatatcgttttcctcctctgccttaACGTCGTACCACCGTCTTCTGCTCTGCTTCTTTGAAGATGTACCGTCCCCACCATGTTCCCGCCCAGAGCCACACCTCTCGGCCGCTTacctgcgtcgctgcgtcgGTTATCCCGCTTCAAAACAGTCGAAAAGGTGAAAGTAAGCAAAAACTAAACGACTGTCTCACGCGTGTGCATGTTCGTGCGCCCTAGCTGAGGTGCATGTCAACGGCTACTCGAGCGCATTCGACTGCAATAATGTGCCATAGCGactcttctcctctcacaAGCGTCAAGCACATCCTTCCTCCCCTTGCCCCTTTCCCACTCTCCTATCGACTTCCTTGAACAACGATGTGTTCCGACGCACTTGATCGTGTGcatgcacacagacgcaTGTACATACGGACCCATACTCTCCTCGAAGCCCACGCAACTGTACATCTGCATCTCATCGAAGAGGCCTCAGCAGAAGAGTTGTGTTTGCGTGCCGTTTTGGGTATTCGATGACCATTACTTTATCTGATATTTTGTGAtctgtgtgcatgtgctcACCACCATCTCTCACGGTacgtctcgctctccccaCAAACGGTTGCATTGTCCAGCTTATAAGCTTGAGAAAGATGATCCACCTGGGCAACTGCTACATCCCGTGGTTGGTGTTCACGCtcgcggagctgcgcgctgtCCTTTGTCAAATCGCCTTCCTTGTCGCAGGGAGCGCCATACTGGATCCACTTTGCCGCCGCGGCGTTGCTGGGGGCGCCTTGTTGGCCTGCTATACCGTTGTTATGTTCTTCTTCCAGCGGCGCCTCGCCTCCGGCTTTTCggtgcgcttctcttccctgcGCGCGTGGCGGTCGTCGCCGAAGAACTTCAGAAAGACGTCGGCGTTCCTAAAGGCGCTgaaggcaaagaaaacaTCCGCCGCCAGTGTCTCCGTGGCAGGCTTCGGCGCACACCCGGTTGCCGTGATAACGGGAGGAGAACGTGGAATCGGCGAAGAGGTTGTGGACCAGCTTCTGCGCGAGGGCTTGGACGTCATTCTCTGTTGTCCAttcgaggcggcagcgctgcgcaccATCGCGAAGCTGGAGGCTCGCACCCCAAACTCGTTGCTACGCTTTCTTAAGCTGAACCTCAACGATGAGGAATGTGTGCGCCAGAGCGCCGCGGCAGTGCTGGAAATGACGCCACGGATCGATGTGCTCATCAATAACGCCGGATTGGCCAACCCGCTGTCGTACAAGATGAACAAGCGTGGTTACGAAGTGGTGCTGTCGATCAACTTCCTCGGCCACGCTCTCTTCACGGAACTCCTACTGGAGCGGGTGATGGCCAGTGCCCCCTCTCGCATTGTTAACGTAGCATCGCTCATGCACCTCAACGCGTGTATGCCAGGCTCATGCAAGACCGCGCTCGACGCCATGACCGCCAACTGCGATCCTGCGTCACCCCATCACACGCACAACTACAGCCTTTCCAAGTTGCTTCTTGTGTGCTACACTCGCGATTTGGCGAGGCGTCTCCGCGGGACGGACACCGTTGCGGCAGTGGTACACCCGGGTGTGGTGCTCACGGACATCTACGCGTTTGCCGCCGTCTTTATGAAAGTTTTTTTGCGAACGGTGTTCAAGTTTCCAGGTGAGGGCGCCGAGGTGGTGCTCTACTGCACCTTGGCGGACGGCATTCGCAGCGGCTCGTTCTACGCGGACTGCACTGAGTACGACGGTCTGCTCTCTCCGCTCGCTCTCGATGATGCGCACAACGAGCGCCTCCGACGCGTCTTGCTGCGCTACTTCGCACTGGACACCTCAAAACCGACAGGCAAGTTGCTGCCAGAGGTCGTGGAGTCAATGCTgtgatgcagcggcgcacaagCCTCCGCGTCTCATTgactggcggcggcggtatGCACATTGGAGGCGCTTGATATGTACCTCCGCATGCGCCCACCTGCCCCCACCACAGTCACTGTAGATCGGTATAAAGGGGCGGGAGTAGGAAAGCgctccccccaaaaaaaaaaatgcttATCGTGACCCCTTTGTCGACCAGGTCTGTGACCAAGCGAGGGCGACCCGGGGATTGCGATAATAAACGCAATACTATTTTGGTTTTCTTCTGacttcttttctttgccctAATCGTTTTATTCATTCTCTGCGTGGTGCCTGTATACATGCCCACACCCATTACCCACCACTATGCTTTACGCTATTCTGGTGCacccttttgtttttctgttAGAGACCTCCAATCGGCACCCTTCTATAGGGCGCTGTTCTTACTTTCATTCGAAGCTCTGTGCGCATTTGCCCCCgtgtcttccctctctctccttggTCATGTGGTGACCTGATGGTCTTATGAGGTCGTCCTATTTGGCGATACACGCGGTTGACATGCggttttctctct
This genomic window from Leishmania braziliensis MHOM/BR/75/M2904 complete genome, chromosome 10 contains:
- a CDS encoding thymidylate kinase-like protein, producing MRAVVFSDIASAELSEHIRVIASRSYAEVVYVDVSEGAETDLKTAWHTRYGGALHAPPPARDELDDMKGTFVCYLTEKKTIEDADVVYAVFIAEVLTLILTPSATLTPLMHAAADISVSSRKAVIESLFSVAPSPSSADVIVVEGGDGAGKETQAALLVRQIHASGGEVHALDFPYERGLYGGLVRTVLSGKKGSINELNPQLFSFLYSLNRFGCARQLHFWLRRGSSVVLDRYYTANFGHQASKLPPEEREAFISDLEFMEVELFGLPRATSVLYLDLPPAAALEAMRRDATRKQLDIHETAGGDYKKRVRQTYMWCCEHLPGWHHIMCFGDDGRRLTREEVHTAITRHLRSVGSRVFGAQS
- a CDS encoding putative ribosomal protein l35a, with the protein product MATSKIHSQRSKKLHQLSAKTSKVNRNRKAPRLYMKGTLAGYTRGLYGQTKQTALVRVENVNTREDAKWYVGKRICYVYHGKKVKRCVRWSKAPARRSTTRALWGRVTRPHGNAGMVRVKFNGASVPASAIGRRIRVYLYPSQI
- a CDS encoding dehydrogenase-like protein — encoded protein: MCSPPSLTVRLALPTNGCIVQLISLRKMIHLGNCYIPWLVFTLAELRAVLCQIAFLVAGSAILDPLCRRGVAGGALLACYTVVMFFFQRRLASGFSVRFSSLRAWRSSPKNFRKTSAFLKALKAKKTSAASVSVAGFGAHPVAVITGGERGIGEEVVDQLLREGLDVILCCPFEAAALRTIAKLEARTPNSLLRFLKLNLNDEECVRQSAAAVLEMTPRIDVLINNAGLANPLSYKMNKRGYEVVLSINFLGHALFTELLLERVMASAPSRIVNVASLMHLNACMPGSCKTALDAMTANCDPASPHHTHNYSLSKLLLVCYTRDLARRLRGTDTVAAVVHPGVVLTDIYAFAAVFMKVFLRTVFKFPGEGAEVVLYCTLADGIRSGSFYADCTEYDGLLSPLALDDAHNERLRRVLLRYFALDTSKPTGKLLPEVVESML